A section of the Ovis canadensis isolate MfBH-ARS-UI-01 breed Bighorn chromosome 1, ARS-UI_OviCan_v2, whole genome shotgun sequence genome encodes:
- the EPHB3 gene encoding ephrin type-B receptor 3: protein MARARPPPPLPPGLLPLLSPLLLLPLLLPAGCRALEETLMDTKWVTSELAWTSHPESGWEEVSGYDEAMNPIRTYQVCNVRESSQNNWLRTGFIWRRDVQRVYVELKFTVRDCNSIPNIPGSCKETFNLFYYEADSDVASASSPFWMENPYVKVDTIAPDESFSRLDTGRVNTKVRSFGPLSKAGFYLAFQDQGACMSLISVRAFYKKCASTTAGFALFPETLTGAEPTSLVIAPGTCIANAVEVSVPLKLYCNGDGEWMVPVGACTCATGHEPAAKESQCRPCPPGSYKAKQGEGPCLPCPPNSRTTSPAAGICTCHNNFYRADSDSADSACTTVPSPPRGVISNVNETSLILEWSEPRDLGGRDDLLYNVICKKCHGGPGTMTCSRCDDNVEFVPRQLGLTERRVHVSHLLAHTRYTFEVQAVNGVSGKSPLPPRYAAVNITTNQAAPSEVPTLRLHSSSGSSLTLSWAPPERPNGVILDYEMKYFEKSEGIASTVTSQKNSVQLDGLRPDARYVVQVRARTVAGYGQYSHPAEFETTSERGSGAQQLQEQLPLIVGSATAGLVFVVAVVVIAVVCLRKQRHSSDSEYTEKLQQYIAPGMKVYIDPFTYEDPNEAVREFAKEIDVSCVKIEEVIGAGEFGEVCRGRLKQPGRREVFVAIKTLKVGYTERQRRDFLSEASIMGQFDHPNIIRLEGVVTKSRPVMILTEFMENCALDSFLRLNDGQFTVIQLVGMLRGIAAGMKYLSEMNYVHRDLAARNILVNSNLVCKVSDFGLSRFLEDDPSDPTYTSSLGGKIPIRWTAPEAIAYRKFTSASDVWSYGIVMWEVMSYGERPYWDMSNQDVINAVEQDYRLPPPMDCPTALHQLMLDCWVRDRNLRPKFSQIVNTLDKLIRNAASLKVIASAQSGMSQPLLDRTVPDYTTFTTVGDWLDAIKMGRYKESFVSAGFASFDLVAQMTAEDLLRIGVTLAGHQKKILSSIQDMRLQMNQTLPVQV, encoded by the exons ATGGCCCGagcccgcccgccgccgccgctgccgccgggGCTCCTGCCGCTGCTCTCtccgttgctgctgctgcccctgctgctgcccGCCGGCTGCCGGGCGCTGGAAG AGACCCTCATGGATACAAAATGGGTGACATCTGAGTTGGCATGGACCTCTCATCCAGAAAGTGGG TGGGAAGAGGTGAGCGGCTATGATGAAGCCATGAACCCCATCCGTACGTACCAGGTGTGTAACGTGCGGGAGTCCAGCCAGAACAACTGGCTTCGCACAGGGTTCATCTGGCGGCGAGATGTGCAGCGGGTCTACGTGGAGCTCAAGTTCACTGTGCGGGACTGCAATAGCATTCCCAACATCCCTGGCTCCTGCAAGGAGACCTTTAACCTCTTCTACTATGAGGCTGACAGTGACGTGGCCtcagcctcctcccccttctggATGGAGAACCCCTATGTGAAGGTGGACACCATCGCACCCGATGAGAGCTTCTCCCGGCTCGATACTGGCCGTGTCAACACCAAGGTGCGCAGCTTTGGGCCGCTCTCCAAGGCTGGCTTCTACTTGGCCTTCCAGGACCAGGGCGCCTGCATGTCGCTCATCTCCGTGCGTGCATTCTACAAGAAGTGTGCGTCCACCACCGCAGGCTTTGCACTCTTCCCTGAGACCCTCACTGGGGCTGAGCCCACTTCACTGGTCATCGCCCCCGGCACCTGTATCGCCAATGCCGTGGAGGTGTCCGTGCCCCTCAAGCTCTACTGCAACGGTGATGGGGAGTGGATGGTGCCTGTGGGTGCTTGTACCTGTGCCACCGGCCACGAGCCAGCCGCCAAGGAGTCCCAGTGTCGCC CCTGTCCCCCCGGGAGCTACAAGGCAAAGCAGGGAGAAGGGCCCTGCCTCCCCTGTCCACCCAATAGCCGCACCACTTCACCAGCCGCTGGCATCTGCACCTGCCATAACAACTTCTACCGCGCAGACTCCGACTCCGCAGACAGTGCCTGTACCA CTGTGCCATCTCCGCCCCGGGGTGTGATCTCTAATGTGAATGAGACCTCACTGATCCTTGAGTGGAGTGAGCCCCGGGACCTGGGTGGCCGGGACgacctcctctacaatgtcatctGCAAGAAGTGCCATGGGGGCCCCGGGACCATGACCTGCTCACGCTGTGATGACAACGTGGAGTTTGTGCCTCGGCAGCTGGGCCTGACCGAGCGCCGGGTGCACGTCAGCCACCTGCTGGCCCACACGCGCTACACCTTCGAGGTGCAGGCGGTCAACGGCGTCTCTGGCAAGAGCCCTCTGCCCCCCCGCTATGCGGCTGTGAATATCACCACCAACCAGGCTG ccccctccGAAGTGCCGACACTGCGCCTGCACAGCAGCTCCGGGAGCAGCCTGACCCTGTCCTGGGCACCCCCAGAGCGGCCCAACGGAGTCATCCTGGACTACGAGATGAAGTACTTTGAGAAG AGTGAGGGCATCGCCTCCACCGTGACCAGCCAGAAGAACTCCGTGCAGCTGGACGGGCTGCGGCCTGACGCCCGCTACGTGGTCCAGGTCCGTGCCCGCACGGTAGCTGGCTATGGGCAATACAGCCACCCAGCTGAGTTTGAGACCACAAGCGAGAGAG GCTCCGGTGCCCAGCAGCTCCAGGAGCAACTCCCCCTCATTGTGGGCTCAGCCACGGCTGGGCTGGTCTTCGTAGTGGCTGTGGTGGTCATCGCTGTCGTCTGCCTCAG GAAGCAGCGGCACAGCTCTGATTCGGAGTATACGGAGAAGCTGCAGCAATACA TTGCTCCTGGAATGAAGGTTTATATTGACCCCTTTACCTATGAAGACCCTAATGAGGCTGTGCGGGAATTTGCTAAGGAGATTGATGTGTCCTGCGTCAAGATAGAGGAGGTGATTGGAGCTG GGGAGTTTGGAGAAGTGTGCCGGGGTCGGCTGAAACAGCCCGGCCGCCGGGAGGTGTTTGTGGCTATCAAGACCCTGAAGGTGGGTTACACGGAGAGGCAGCGGCGGGACTTCCTCAGCGAGGCCTCCATCATGGGTCAGTTTGACCACCCCAACATAATCCGGCTGGAGGGCGTGGTCACCAAAAGTCGGCCAGTCATGATCCTCACTGAGTTCATGGAGAACTGCGCCCTGGACTCCTTCCTTCGG CTCAACGATGGACAGTTCACAGTCATCCAGCTGGTGGGCATGTTGCGAGGCATTGCTGCCGGCATGAAGTACCTGTCCGAGATGAACTACGTCCACCGTGACCTGGCTGCCCGCAACATCCTCGTCAACAGCAACCTGGTCTGCAAAGTCTCAGACTTTGGCCTCTCCCGCTTCTTGGAGGATGACCCCTCTGATCCCACCTACACCAGCTCCCTG GGCGGGAAGATCCCCATCCGCTGGACTGCCCCAGAGGCCATAGCCTATCGGAAGTTCACCTCTGCTAGTGACGTCTGGAGCTATGGCATCGTCATGTGGGAGGTCATGAGCTACGGCGAGCGACCCTACTGGGACATGAGCAACCAGGAT GTCATCAATGCCGTGGAGCAGGATTACCGGCTGCCCCCACCCATGGACTGCCCCACAGCACTGCACCAGCTCATGCTGGACTGCTGGGTGCGGGACCGGAACCTCAGGCCCAAATTCTCCCAGATCGTCAACACCCTGGACAAGCTCATTCGTAATGCCGCCAGCCTTAAGGTCATCGCCAGTGCCCAGTCTGG CATGTCACAACCCCTCCTGGACCGCACGGTCCCCGACTACACCACCTTCACAACAGTTGGTGACTGGCTAGACGCCATCAAGATGGGGCGGTACAAGGAGAGCTTTGTCAGTGCGGGGTTTGCATCCTTTGACCTGGTGGCCCAGATGACTGCAGA AGACCTGCTCCGGATCGGGGTCACCTTGGCGGGCCACCAGAAGAAGATCCTCAGCAGTATCCAGGACATGCGGCTGCAGATGAACCAGACGCTGCCTGTGCAGGTCTGA